One region of Culex pipiens pallens isolate TS chromosome 2, TS_CPP_V2, whole genome shotgun sequence genomic DNA includes:
- the LOC120422875 gene encoding anoctamin-8 isoform X2, which translates to MDQHPLLLANESIHDSGIIEDVHQESECDTGNEEYGDESNLESNLRRRKGKIISCVENASRLIRRRVPCAGHLMTPRRLWLNKIPTQCDVVIEFPEDAPDDALRWLLNKIKTSPPEGLGLSAMVRAHDSTKRTAFYVTAPMNVLFKAAEEARLPKRLRTDLGGALKEFTKRESHCFAQTKDSEGANTLFTSQERQWLVLQVLQGLRAGVSDLKALQGRAQVEEGQSIVAAWQELGLITQVFPLHETSALQQLQSSWVRKFFAPQPLDDIAAYFGVKVALYFAWLGHYTCALCVPAVLGTILYAGLWGRGQTAQDIGHVIFSLFNVAWASLYLEAWRRYSVELAFRWGTLSTPPELLEPPRPLYKGPLEESPVTGRLEPRETPAWQRRAFRYLVSFPIIGLCLVLVFVVMFLMLRLQDWLDQHSPNSNGALWDCMCMASKDWWDEKLPEQGIFSCLSVIPKVLLAGAITLMDEAYYKLAVWLNDKENYRLQSKYENHLIGKVALFQFVNSFLSLFYIAFYLRDQDKLKEQLAGLLISRQIIGNLRESAWPYLVEQWKLAKLSFKLWGALSPTQELPPPMIENKQVNEGKGSSECTSSTPKRSIGQAEVESSLYKYDGTFSDHLEMLVQMGYVVLFSAAFPLAGLCALANNLLEIRSDAFKLAHVHQRPFGQRVANIGTWQNALGMLGLAAVIVNCALIGLSGQVSRLWPGLTSTQTVILIVALEHVMLGLRSALTWLLPELPSWLAAEIARAEHCRREMQCKGPSPRQTPPSPPSSTSLSHHDHDFNSNQDIYDKTEQSVGRFHIFPSHDIQENEMERVPLAGSLATKLDNLTSSGSGGGHQSQSQSHLQPHQKEPRSSNDNIDIFATETREVTPDSPISQTSTVLLRPLQDSPLSGQSAQTVALESTQNSGACPMKPSIKLAAIPPFRGQSMKHSYSIYDKRSINLGETMSPRVSSQPIQIPEIPPFRKQAHSTMHSPVSQSPQNLGLVNASPPRIAEIPPFRPRIRSKEWMPNIEHTEHHLTIGPSGGAEWAKRLKAADPSIIHRSTDCIVAKQQELASGSDSELMKAAPSWNNMAPKTVDQPGTSTSAPSVKAQTEEEAAKAELAAKKSRIKQSLVKRARSVAIFSLKLKEQRAKRAEKAAQEARDALPPPPPGGELSLIPIEQLIQVDDVLNQRNLNHGGGHNNHHSSSAGSGST; encoded by the exons CCTCGAGACTGATCCGGCGGCGAGTGCCTTGCGCAGGACACCTAATGACTCCCCGACGCCTCTGGCTGAACAAAATTCCGACCCAGTGCGATGTGGTGATTGAATTTCCAG AGGATGCACCGGATGATGCCCTCCGATGGCTGCTGAATAAGATTAAGACGTCCCCACCGGAAGGCTTGGGATTGTCGGCAATGGTGAGAGCACACGACAGTACAAAACGGACGGCGTTCTACGTCACGGCGCCGATGAATGT aCTGTTCAAGGCGGCCGAGGAGGCACGTCTGCCGAAACGACTCCGCACGGACCTGGGCGGAGCGCTGAAGGAGTTCACCAAGCGGGAAAGTCACTGTTTTGCCCAAACGAAGGACAGCGAAGGTGCGAACACGTTGTTCACCTCCCAGGAGCGCCAGTGGCTGGTACTACAG GTGCTGCAAGGACTCAGGGCAGGAGTTTCGGATCTGAAGGCCCTGCAAGGACGGGCACAGGTCGAGGAAGGCCAGAGCATAG TGGCCGCCTGGCAGGAACTGGGCCTGATAACACAAGTGTTTCCCTTACACGAAACAAGCGCCTTACAGCAGCTACAGTCGAGCTGGGTACGGAAGTTTTTTGCGCCGCAACCGTTAG ACGACATTGCTGCGTACTTTGGAGTGAAAGTGGCTTTATACTTTGCGTGGCTGGGCCATTACACGTGTGCACTGTGTGTTCCGGCCGTCCTCGGTACGATACTGTACGCCGGCCTGTGGGGCCGTGGCCAG ACGGCACAGGACATTGGCCATGTGATTTTTTCCCTGTTCAACGTGGCGTGGGCGTCCCTGTATCTGGAGGCCTGGAGGCGCTACTCGGTCGAGTTGGCCTTCCGGTGGGGCACGCTGTCCACCCCTCCGGAACTACTCGAACCACCGAGACCACTGTACAAG GGTCCACTGGAGGAAAGTCCCGTCACGGGACGGCTGGAGCCCAGGGAAACGCCGGCCTGGCAGCGACGTGCGTTCCGGTATCTAGTTAGTTTTCCAATTATTGGGCTCTGTTTAGTGCTAGTGTTTGTAGTGATGTTCCTAATGTTACGACTACAG GATTGGCTCGATCAGCACTCTCCAAATTCTAACGGTGCCCTCTGGGATTGCATGTGCATGGCGTCAAAG GACTGGTGGGACGAGAAACTCCCCGAGCAGGGCATTTTCAGCTGTTTGAGTGTGATACCGAAGGTCCTCCTGGCCGGCGCCATCACCCTGATGGACGAGGCGTACTACAAGTTGGCCGTCTGGCTCAACGACAAAG AGAACTATCGGCTGCAGTCCAAGTACGAGAACCATCTTATCGGCAAGGTGGCCCTGTTTCAGTTTGTCAACAGCTTTCTGTCGCTGTTCTACATCGCGTTTTATCTGCGCGATCAAGATAAGCTGAAGGAG CAACTGGCTGGTTTGCTTATATCGCGCCAGATTATCGGGAATCTTCGAGAGTCCGCATGGCCCTACTTGGTGGAGCAGTGGAAGCTGGCCAAGCTGAGTTTCAAGCTGTGGGGAGCGTTGAGTCCAACGCAGGAATTGCCACCCCCAATGATTGAGAACAAACAGGTCAATGAAGGCAAAGGATCCTCGGAGTGCACCTCGTCAACACCGAAGAGATCTATCGGGCAAGCCGAGGTCGAGAGTTCTCTGTACAAATACGATGGAACCTTCTCGGACCACCTGGAGATGCTGGTCCAGATGGGCTACGTGGTTCTGTTTTCGGCAGCATTTCCTCTGGCTGGACTGTGCGCCTTGGCTAACAATTTGCTGGAGATTCGGTCCGATGCGTTTAAACTTGCACACGTACATCAGAGGCCTTTCGGGCAGAGAGTGGCCAACATTGGCACCTGGCAGAATGCCCTTGGAATGCTCGGACTTGCAGCTGTGATCGTGAACTGTGCCCTGATCGGACTGTCCGGACAGGTCTCGCGACTATGGCCCGGATTGACCTCGACACAAACAGTTATTCTGATTGTGGCCCTCGAGCACGTGATGCTTGGTCTTCGATCAGCACTAACCTGGCTTCTTCCGGAACTTCCATCGTGGCTGGCCGCCGAAATAGCCCGTGCCGAGCACTGTCGTCGAGAGATGCAATGCAAGGGTCCCTCTCCTCGGCAGACCCCTCCATCTCCACCGTCGTCCACATCCCTCTCGCACCACGATCACGACTTCAACAGCAACCAGGACATCTACGACAAAACGGAACAATCCGTTGGCAG ATTTCACATCTTCCCTAGTCACGATATTCAGGAGAACGAAATGGAACGGGTCCCGTTGGCGGGCAGCTTGGCGACCAAGCTGGACAATCTAACCAGCAGCGGCAGTGGCGGCGGCCATCAGTCCCAATCGCAATCCCACCTTCAGCCCCACCAGAAAGAACCTCGCAGCAGCAACGACAACATCGACATCTTCGCAACGGAAACACGAGAGGTCACACCGGATTCGCCGATCTCGCAG ACCAGCACAGTATTATTACGACCTCTCCAAGATTCTCCCCTTAGTGGTCAATCAGCACAAACTGTTGCATTAGAATCTACACAGAACTCAGG TGCATGCCCAATGAAGCCAAGCATTAAGCTCGCTGCAATTCCGCCATTCCGGGGACAGTCGATGAAGCACAGTTATAGTATTTACGATAAGCGAAGCATCAACCTCGG TGAAACGATGAGTCCCCGAGTTTCGTCGCAGCCTATCCAGATTCCAGAGATTCCACCTTTCCGCAAGCAAGCACACTCCACCATGCACTCGCCCGTCAGCCAGAGCCCCCAGAATCTGGGCCTGGTGAACGCCTCACCACCTAGAATAGCGGAAATTCCGCCCTTCCGGCCTCGCATCCGGTCCAAGGAGTGGATGCCCAACATCGAG CACACCGAACATCATCTCACGATCGGGCCCAGTGGAGGCGCCGAGTGGGCGAAACGTTTGAAGGCGGCCGATCCTTCCATTATTCACAGAAGCACCGACTGTATTGTAGCGAAG CAACAAGAACTGGCCTCCGGATCCGACTCGGAGCTGATGAAGGCAGCCCCCTCGTGGAACAACATGGCACCCAAAACGGTCGATCAGCCCGGCACCAGTACGAGCGCACCATCCGTCAAGGCCCAAACCGAAGAGGAAGCGGCCAAAG CCGAACTGGCCGCGAAAAAGTCCCGCATCAAGCAGAGTCTGGTCAAGCGGGCCCGATCGGTGGCGATCTTCTCGCTGAAGCTGAAGGAGCAACGCGCGAAACGTGCCGAAAAGGCCGCCCAGGAAGCTAGG GACGCCCTTCCACCGCCACCCCCGGGCGGAGAGCTATCGCTAATTCCCATCGAGCAGCTGATCCAGGTGGACGATGTCCTGAACCAGCGAAATCTGAACCACGGCGGGGGTCACAACAACCACCACAGCAGCAGTGCCGGGTCGGGCAGTACGTAA
- the LOC120422875 gene encoding anoctamin-8 isoform X8 codes for MDQHPLLLANESIHDSGIIEDVHQESECDTGNEEYGDESNLESNLRRRKGKIISCVENASRLIRRRVPCAGHLMTPRRLWLNKIPTQCDVVIEFPEDAPDDALRWLLNKIKTSPPEGLGLSAMVRAHDSTKRTAFYVTAPMNVLFKAAEEARLPKRLRTDLGGALKEFTKRESHCFAQTKDSEGANTLFTSQERQWLVLQVLQGLRAGVSDLKALQGRAQVEEGQSIVAAWQELGLITQVFPLHETSALQQLQSSWVRKFFAPQPLDDIAAYFGVKVALYFAWLGHYTCALCVPAVLGTILYAGLWGRGQTAQDIGHVIFSLFNVAWASLYLEAWRRYSVELAFRWGTLSTPPELLEPPRPLYKGPLEESPVTGRLEPRETPAWQRRAFRYLVSFPIIGLCLVLVFVVMFLMLRLQDWLDQHSPNSNGALWDCMCMASKDWWDEKLPEQGIFSCLSVIPKVLLAGAITLMDEAYYKLAVWLNDKENYRLQSKYENHLIGKVALFQFVNSFLSLFYIAFYLRDQDKLKEQLAGLLISRQIIGNLRESAWPYLVEQWKLAKLSFKLWGALSPTQELPPPMIENKQVNEGKGSSECTSSTPKRSIGQAEVESSLYKYDGTFSDHLEMLVQMGYVVLFSAAFPLAGLCALANNLLEIRSDAFKLAHVHQRPFGQRVANIGTWQNALGMLGLAAVIVNCALIGLSGQVSRLWPGLTSTQTVILIVALEHVMLGLRSALTWLLPELPSWLAAEIARAEHCRREMQCKGPSPRQTPPSPPSSTSLSHHDHDFNSNQDIYDKTEQSVGRFHIFPSHDIQENEMERVPLAGSLATKLDNLTSSGSGGGHQSQSQSHLQPHQKEPRSSNDNIDIFATETREVTPDSPISQTSTVLLRPLQDSPLSGQSAQTVALESTQNSGACPMKPSIKLAAIPPFRGQSMKHSYSIYDKRSINLGETMSPRVSSQPIQIPEIPPFRKQAHSTMHSPVSQSPQNLGLVNASPPRIAEIPPFRPRIRSKEWMPNIEQQELASGSDSELMKAAPSWNNMAPKTVDQPGTSTSAPSVKAQTEEEAAKAAAELAAKKSRIKQSLVKRARSVAIFSLKLKEQRAKRAEKAAQEARDALPPPPPGGELSLIPIEQLIQVDDVLNQRNLNHGGGHNNHHSSSAGSGST; via the exons CCTCGAGACTGATCCGGCGGCGAGTGCCTTGCGCAGGACACCTAATGACTCCCCGACGCCTCTGGCTGAACAAAATTCCGACCCAGTGCGATGTGGTGATTGAATTTCCAG AGGATGCACCGGATGATGCCCTCCGATGGCTGCTGAATAAGATTAAGACGTCCCCACCGGAAGGCTTGGGATTGTCGGCAATGGTGAGAGCACACGACAGTACAAAACGGACGGCGTTCTACGTCACGGCGCCGATGAATGT aCTGTTCAAGGCGGCCGAGGAGGCACGTCTGCCGAAACGACTCCGCACGGACCTGGGCGGAGCGCTGAAGGAGTTCACCAAGCGGGAAAGTCACTGTTTTGCCCAAACGAAGGACAGCGAAGGTGCGAACACGTTGTTCACCTCCCAGGAGCGCCAGTGGCTGGTACTACAG GTGCTGCAAGGACTCAGGGCAGGAGTTTCGGATCTGAAGGCCCTGCAAGGACGGGCACAGGTCGAGGAAGGCCAGAGCATAG TGGCCGCCTGGCAGGAACTGGGCCTGATAACACAAGTGTTTCCCTTACACGAAACAAGCGCCTTACAGCAGCTACAGTCGAGCTGGGTACGGAAGTTTTTTGCGCCGCAACCGTTAG ACGACATTGCTGCGTACTTTGGAGTGAAAGTGGCTTTATACTTTGCGTGGCTGGGCCATTACACGTGTGCACTGTGTGTTCCGGCCGTCCTCGGTACGATACTGTACGCCGGCCTGTGGGGCCGTGGCCAG ACGGCACAGGACATTGGCCATGTGATTTTTTCCCTGTTCAACGTGGCGTGGGCGTCCCTGTATCTGGAGGCCTGGAGGCGCTACTCGGTCGAGTTGGCCTTCCGGTGGGGCACGCTGTCCACCCCTCCGGAACTACTCGAACCACCGAGACCACTGTACAAG GGTCCACTGGAGGAAAGTCCCGTCACGGGACGGCTGGAGCCCAGGGAAACGCCGGCCTGGCAGCGACGTGCGTTCCGGTATCTAGTTAGTTTTCCAATTATTGGGCTCTGTTTAGTGCTAGTGTTTGTAGTGATGTTCCTAATGTTACGACTACAG GATTGGCTCGATCAGCACTCTCCAAATTCTAACGGTGCCCTCTGGGATTGCATGTGCATGGCGTCAAAG GACTGGTGGGACGAGAAACTCCCCGAGCAGGGCATTTTCAGCTGTTTGAGTGTGATACCGAAGGTCCTCCTGGCCGGCGCCATCACCCTGATGGACGAGGCGTACTACAAGTTGGCCGTCTGGCTCAACGACAAAG AGAACTATCGGCTGCAGTCCAAGTACGAGAACCATCTTATCGGCAAGGTGGCCCTGTTTCAGTTTGTCAACAGCTTTCTGTCGCTGTTCTACATCGCGTTTTATCTGCGCGATCAAGATAAGCTGAAGGAG CAACTGGCTGGTTTGCTTATATCGCGCCAGATTATCGGGAATCTTCGAGAGTCCGCATGGCCCTACTTGGTGGAGCAGTGGAAGCTGGCCAAGCTGAGTTTCAAGCTGTGGGGAGCGTTGAGTCCAACGCAGGAATTGCCACCCCCAATGATTGAGAACAAACAGGTCAATGAAGGCAAAGGATCCTCGGAGTGCACCTCGTCAACACCGAAGAGATCTATCGGGCAAGCCGAGGTCGAGAGTTCTCTGTACAAATACGATGGAACCTTCTCGGACCACCTGGAGATGCTGGTCCAGATGGGCTACGTGGTTCTGTTTTCGGCAGCATTTCCTCTGGCTGGACTGTGCGCCTTGGCTAACAATTTGCTGGAGATTCGGTCCGATGCGTTTAAACTTGCACACGTACATCAGAGGCCTTTCGGGCAGAGAGTGGCCAACATTGGCACCTGGCAGAATGCCCTTGGAATGCTCGGACTTGCAGCTGTGATCGTGAACTGTGCCCTGATCGGACTGTCCGGACAGGTCTCGCGACTATGGCCCGGATTGACCTCGACACAAACAGTTATTCTGATTGTGGCCCTCGAGCACGTGATGCTTGGTCTTCGATCAGCACTAACCTGGCTTCTTCCGGAACTTCCATCGTGGCTGGCCGCCGAAATAGCCCGTGCCGAGCACTGTCGTCGAGAGATGCAATGCAAGGGTCCCTCTCCTCGGCAGACCCCTCCATCTCCACCGTCGTCCACATCCCTCTCGCACCACGATCACGACTTCAACAGCAACCAGGACATCTACGACAAAACGGAACAATCCGTTGGCAG ATTTCACATCTTCCCTAGTCACGATATTCAGGAGAACGAAATGGAACGGGTCCCGTTGGCGGGCAGCTTGGCGACCAAGCTGGACAATCTAACCAGCAGCGGCAGTGGCGGCGGCCATCAGTCCCAATCGCAATCCCACCTTCAGCCCCACCAGAAAGAACCTCGCAGCAGCAACGACAACATCGACATCTTCGCAACGGAAACACGAGAGGTCACACCGGATTCGCCGATCTCGCAG ACCAGCACAGTATTATTACGACCTCTCCAAGATTCTCCCCTTAGTGGTCAATCAGCACAAACTGTTGCATTAGAATCTACACAGAACTCAGG TGCATGCCCAATGAAGCCAAGCATTAAGCTCGCTGCAATTCCGCCATTCCGGGGACAGTCGATGAAGCACAGTTATAGTATTTACGATAAGCGAAGCATCAACCTCGG TGAAACGATGAGTCCCCGAGTTTCGTCGCAGCCTATCCAGATTCCAGAGATTCCACCTTTCCGCAAGCAAGCACACTCCACCATGCACTCGCCCGTCAGCCAGAGCCCCCAGAATCTGGGCCTGGTGAACGCCTCACCACCTAGAATAGCGGAAATTCCGCCCTTCCGGCCTCGCATCCGGTCCAAGGAGTGGATGCCCAACATCGAG CAACAAGAACTGGCCTCCGGATCCGACTCGGAGCTGATGAAGGCAGCCCCCTCGTGGAACAACATGGCACCCAAAACGGTCGATCAGCCCGGCACCAGTACGAGCGCACCATCCGTCAAGGCCCAAACCGAAGAGGAAGCGGCCAAAG CCGCAGCCGAACTGGCCGCGAAAAAGTCCCGCATCAAGCAGAGTCTGGTCAAGCGGGCCCGATCGGTGGCGATCTTCTCGCTGAAGCTGAAGGAGCAACGCGCGAAACGTGCCGAAAAGGCCGCCCAGGAAGCTAGG GACGCCCTTCCACCGCCACCCCCGGGCGGAGAGCTATCGCTAATTCCCATCGAGCAGCTGATCCAGGTGGACGATGTCCTGAACCAGCGAAATCTGAACCACGGCGGGGGTCACAACAACCACCACAGCAGCAGTGCCGGGTCGGGCAGTACGTAA
- the LOC120422875 gene encoding anoctamin-8 isoform X4, giving the protein MDQHPLLLANESIHDSGIIEDVHQESECDTGNEEYGDESNLESNLRRRKGKIISCVENASRLIRRRVPCAGHLMTPRRLWLNKIPTQCDVVIEFPEDAPDDALRWLLNKIKTSPPEGLGLSAMVRAHDSTKRTAFYVTAPMNVLFKAAEEARLPKRLRTDLGGALKEFTKRESHCFAQTKDSEGANTLFTSQERQWLVLQVLQGLRAGVSDLKALQGRAQVEEGQSIVAAWQELGLITQVFPLHETSALQQLQSSWVRKFFAPQPLDDIAAYFGVKVALYFAWLGHYTCALCVPAVLGTILYAGLWGRGQTAQDIGHVIFSLFNVAWASLYLEAWRRYSVELAFRWGTLSTPPELLEPPRPLYKGPLEESPVTGRLEPRETPAWQRRAFRYLVSFPIIGLCLVLVFVVMFLMLRLQDWWDEKLPEQGIFSCLSVIPKVLLAGAITLMDEAYYKLAVWLNDKENYRLQSKYENHLIGKVALFQFVNSFLSLFYIAFYLRDQDKLKEQLAGLLISRQIIGNLRESAWPYLVEQWKLAKLSFKLWGALSPTQELPPPMIENKQVNEGKGSSECTSSTPKRSIGQAEVESSLYKYDGTFSDHLEMLVQMGYVVLFSAAFPLAGLCALANNLLEIRSDAFKLAHVHQRPFGQRVANIGTWQNALGMLGLAAVIVNCALIGLSGQVSRLWPGLTSTQTVILIVALEHVMLGLRSALTWLLPELPSWLAAEIARAEHCRREMQCKGPSPRQTPPSPPSSTSLSHHDHDFNSNQDIYDKTEQSVGRFHIFPSHDIQENEMERVPLAGSLATKLDNLTSSGSGGGHQSQSQSHLQPHQKEPRSSNDNIDIFATETREVTPDSPISQTSTVLLRPLQDSPLSGQSAQTVALESTQNSGACPMKPSIKLAAIPPFRGQSMKHSYSIYDKRSINLGETMSPRVSSQPIQIPEIPPFRKQAHSTMHSPVSQSPQNLGLVNASPPRIAEIPPFRPRIRSKEWMPNIEHTEHHLTIGPSGGAEWAKRLKAADPSIIHRSTDCIVAKQQELASGSDSELMKAAPSWNNMAPKTVDQPGTSTSAPSVKAQTEEEAAKAAAELAAKKSRIKQSLVKRARSVAIFSLKLKEQRAKRAEKAAQEARDALPPPPPGGELSLIPIEQLIQVDDVLNQRNLNHGGGHNNHHSSSAGSGST; this is encoded by the exons CCTCGAGACTGATCCGGCGGCGAGTGCCTTGCGCAGGACACCTAATGACTCCCCGACGCCTCTGGCTGAACAAAATTCCGACCCAGTGCGATGTGGTGATTGAATTTCCAG AGGATGCACCGGATGATGCCCTCCGATGGCTGCTGAATAAGATTAAGACGTCCCCACCGGAAGGCTTGGGATTGTCGGCAATGGTGAGAGCACACGACAGTACAAAACGGACGGCGTTCTACGTCACGGCGCCGATGAATGT aCTGTTCAAGGCGGCCGAGGAGGCACGTCTGCCGAAACGACTCCGCACGGACCTGGGCGGAGCGCTGAAGGAGTTCACCAAGCGGGAAAGTCACTGTTTTGCCCAAACGAAGGACAGCGAAGGTGCGAACACGTTGTTCACCTCCCAGGAGCGCCAGTGGCTGGTACTACAG GTGCTGCAAGGACTCAGGGCAGGAGTTTCGGATCTGAAGGCCCTGCAAGGACGGGCACAGGTCGAGGAAGGCCAGAGCATAG TGGCCGCCTGGCAGGAACTGGGCCTGATAACACAAGTGTTTCCCTTACACGAAACAAGCGCCTTACAGCAGCTACAGTCGAGCTGGGTACGGAAGTTTTTTGCGCCGCAACCGTTAG ACGACATTGCTGCGTACTTTGGAGTGAAAGTGGCTTTATACTTTGCGTGGCTGGGCCATTACACGTGTGCACTGTGTGTTCCGGCCGTCCTCGGTACGATACTGTACGCCGGCCTGTGGGGCCGTGGCCAG ACGGCACAGGACATTGGCCATGTGATTTTTTCCCTGTTCAACGTGGCGTGGGCGTCCCTGTATCTGGAGGCCTGGAGGCGCTACTCGGTCGAGTTGGCCTTCCGGTGGGGCACGCTGTCCACCCCTCCGGAACTACTCGAACCACCGAGACCACTGTACAAG GGTCCACTGGAGGAAAGTCCCGTCACGGGACGGCTGGAGCCCAGGGAAACGCCGGCCTGGCAGCGACGTGCGTTCCGGTATCTAGTTAGTTTTCCAATTATTGGGCTCTGTTTAGTGCTAGTGTTTGTAGTGATGTTCCTAATGTTACGACTACAG GACTGGTGGGACGAGAAACTCCCCGAGCAGGGCATTTTCAGCTGTTTGAGTGTGATACCGAAGGTCCTCCTGGCCGGCGCCATCACCCTGATGGACGAGGCGTACTACAAGTTGGCCGTCTGGCTCAACGACAAAG AGAACTATCGGCTGCAGTCCAAGTACGAGAACCATCTTATCGGCAAGGTGGCCCTGTTTCAGTTTGTCAACAGCTTTCTGTCGCTGTTCTACATCGCGTTTTATCTGCGCGATCAAGATAAGCTGAAGGAG CAACTGGCTGGTTTGCTTATATCGCGCCAGATTATCGGGAATCTTCGAGAGTCCGCATGGCCCTACTTGGTGGAGCAGTGGAAGCTGGCCAAGCTGAGTTTCAAGCTGTGGGGAGCGTTGAGTCCAACGCAGGAATTGCCACCCCCAATGATTGAGAACAAACAGGTCAATGAAGGCAAAGGATCCTCGGAGTGCACCTCGTCAACACCGAAGAGATCTATCGGGCAAGCCGAGGTCGAGAGTTCTCTGTACAAATACGATGGAACCTTCTCGGACCACCTGGAGATGCTGGTCCAGATGGGCTACGTGGTTCTGTTTTCGGCAGCATTTCCTCTGGCTGGACTGTGCGCCTTGGCTAACAATTTGCTGGAGATTCGGTCCGATGCGTTTAAACTTGCACACGTACATCAGAGGCCTTTCGGGCAGAGAGTGGCCAACATTGGCACCTGGCAGAATGCCCTTGGAATGCTCGGACTTGCAGCTGTGATCGTGAACTGTGCCCTGATCGGACTGTCCGGACAGGTCTCGCGACTATGGCCCGGATTGACCTCGACACAAACAGTTATTCTGATTGTGGCCCTCGAGCACGTGATGCTTGGTCTTCGATCAGCACTAACCTGGCTTCTTCCGGAACTTCCATCGTGGCTGGCCGCCGAAATAGCCCGTGCCGAGCACTGTCGTCGAGAGATGCAATGCAAGGGTCCCTCTCCTCGGCAGACCCCTCCATCTCCACCGTCGTCCACATCCCTCTCGCACCACGATCACGACTTCAACAGCAACCAGGACATCTACGACAAAACGGAACAATCCGTTGGCAG ATTTCACATCTTCCCTAGTCACGATATTCAGGAGAACGAAATGGAACGGGTCCCGTTGGCGGGCAGCTTGGCGACCAAGCTGGACAATCTAACCAGCAGCGGCAGTGGCGGCGGCCATCAGTCCCAATCGCAATCCCACCTTCAGCCCCACCAGAAAGAACCTCGCAGCAGCAACGACAACATCGACATCTTCGCAACGGAAACACGAGAGGTCACACCGGATTCGCCGATCTCGCAG ACCAGCACAGTATTATTACGACCTCTCCAAGATTCTCCCCTTAGTGGTCAATCAGCACAAACTGTTGCATTAGAATCTACACAGAACTCAGG TGCATGCCCAATGAAGCCAAGCATTAAGCTCGCTGCAATTCCGCCATTCCGGGGACAGTCGATGAAGCACAGTTATAGTATTTACGATAAGCGAAGCATCAACCTCGG TGAAACGATGAGTCCCCGAGTTTCGTCGCAGCCTATCCAGATTCCAGAGATTCCACCTTTCCGCAAGCAAGCACACTCCACCATGCACTCGCCCGTCAGCCAGAGCCCCCAGAATCTGGGCCTGGTGAACGCCTCACCACCTAGAATAGCGGAAATTCCGCCCTTCCGGCCTCGCATCCGGTCCAAGGAGTGGATGCCCAACATCGAG CACACCGAACATCATCTCACGATCGGGCCCAGTGGAGGCGCCGAGTGGGCGAAACGTTTGAAGGCGGCCGATCCTTCCATTATTCACAGAAGCACCGACTGTATTGTAGCGAAG CAACAAGAACTGGCCTCCGGATCCGACTCGGAGCTGATGAAGGCAGCCCCCTCGTGGAACAACATGGCACCCAAAACGGTCGATCAGCCCGGCACCAGTACGAGCGCACCATCCGTCAAGGCCCAAACCGAAGAGGAAGCGGCCAAAG CCGCAGCCGAACTGGCCGCGAAAAAGTCCCGCATCAAGCAGAGTCTGGTCAAGCGGGCCCGATCGGTGGCGATCTTCTCGCTGAAGCTGAAGGAGCAACGCGCGAAACGTGCCGAAAAGGCCGCCCAGGAAGCTAGG GACGCCCTTCCACCGCCACCCCCGGGCGGAGAGCTATCGCTAATTCCCATCGAGCAGCTGATCCAGGTGGACGATGTCCTGAACCAGCGAAATCTGAACCACGGCGGGGGTCACAACAACCACCACAGCAGCAGTGCCGGGTCGGGCAGTACGTAA